The following are encoded together in the Blattabacterium cuenoti BPAA genome:
- a CDS encoding nucleotide exchange factor GrpE: MDINQKNTEKQSKLSPKIDEEKSCSCQQQGENHHPSKKEIEFLKKELEKEKDKFLRLFAEFENYKKRIQKERFDIFRDVHEQILIDLIPILDDFERGIKELRKYQDEHPVKGIFLIQEKLIKILKEKGLNKIKIKKGDDFNTDFHEAITQIPAMTENLKGKIIEIIEAGYLLKEKIIRHAKVIIGK; this comes from the coding sequence ATGGATATCAATCAAAAAAATACTGAAAAACAGTCAAAATTATCTCCTAAAATAGATGAGGAAAAATCTTGTTCTTGTCAACAACAAGGAGAAAACCATCATCCATCAAAAAAAGAAATTGAATTTTTGAAAAAAGAATTAGAAAAAGAAAAAGATAAATTTTTACGTCTTTTTGCAGAATTCGAAAATTATAAAAAACGGATTCAAAAAGAAAGATTTGATATTTTTAGAGATGTTCATGAACAAATTCTTATAGATTTAATTCCAATTTTAGATGATTTTGAACGAGGAATTAAAGAATTAAGAAAATATCAAGATGAACATCCTGTAAAAGGAATTTTTTTGATACAGGAAAAACTTATTAAAATTTTAAAAGAAAAGGGATTAAATAAAATAAAAATCAAAAAAGGAGATGATTTTAATACGGATTTCCATGAAGCGATAACACAAATTCCAGCTATGACGGAAAATTTAAAAGGAAAAATTATAGAAATTATAGAAGCGGGATATCTTCTAAAAGAAAAAATAATCCGACATGCTAAAGTCATTATCGGAAAATAA
- a CDS encoding trans-sulfuration enzyme family protein yields the protein MKEETKLIQNILSDPLTGAISTPIYQTSTYVQEAPGVHKGFDYTRTNNPTRKILEDLITNLEYGYASLAFSSGLASVDAVLKLLKCGDEIVAVDDIYGGTFRLFNLYKKLGINTKFVDTTDIEKTISFISDNTKLVWLESPTNPTLKISDIEFISKKSKKKNPTILVVVDNTFASPAIQNPLKLGSDIVVHSATKYLSGHSDVLAGSITVKKPDLYEKLKYIQNATGGVLSPIDCWLTIRGIQTLYLRIKKQSQNAFQIASFLKNKKNDEIDKVYYPGLSHHKNHFIAVKQQRYFGGIVSFSLKKNTVESAKQVVTSTKLFKLAESLGGTKSLICHPATMTHKSTPLEIRMNAGIQDSMIRLSLGIENTEDLIEDLDQAFKAL from the coding sequence ATGAAGGAAGAAACAAAACTTATTCAAAATATTTTATCTGATCCTCTTACAGGGGCTATTTCTACACCAATATATCAAACTTCAACTTACGTACAGGAAGCTCCTGGTGTTCATAAAGGATTTGATTATACTAGAACGAATAATCCTACAAGGAAAATATTGGAAGATTTAATAACTAATTTGGAATACGGTTATGCTAGTTTAGCATTTTCTTCTGGATTAGCATCTGTAGATGCTGTATTAAAATTGCTAAAATGTGGAGATGAAATCGTAGCTGTAGACGATATTTATGGAGGAACATTTCGTTTATTTAATTTATATAAAAAATTAGGAATTAATACTAAATTTGTAGATACAACAGATATAGAAAAAACTATATCTTTTATTTCTGATAATACAAAATTAGTTTGGTTAGAATCCCCTACCAATCCTACGTTAAAAATATCTGATATAGAATTTATTAGTAAAAAATCAAAAAAGAAAAATCCAACTATTTTAGTTGTTGTAGATAATACATTTGCTTCTCCTGCTATTCAAAATCCTTTGAAATTAGGATCAGATATAGTAGTTCATAGTGCTACAAAATATTTATCAGGACATTCAGATGTGTTAGCTGGATCAATTACTGTAAAAAAACCAGATTTATATGAAAAACTCAAGTATATTCAAAATGCAACTGGAGGGGTTTTATCTCCTATTGATTGTTGGTTGACTATAAGAGGAATCCAAACGTTATATTTACGTATCAAGAAACAATCTCAAAATGCTTTCCAAATCGCTTCTTTTTTAAAGAACAAAAAGAATGATGAAATAGATAAAGTTTATTATCCTGGATTATCTCATCATAAAAATCATTTTATTGCAGTAAAACAACAACGATATTTTGGAGGAATTGTTTCTTTTAGTTTAAAAAAAAATACAGTAGAATCAGCAAAACAAGTTGTGACTTCTACAAAGTTATTTAAATTGGCAGAAAGTTTGGGAGGTACAAAAAGTTTAATTTGTCATCCAGCAACTATGACTCACAAATCTACTCCTTTAGAAATCAGAATGAATGCAGGAATACAAGATTCTATGATTCGGTTATCTCTTGGAATCGAAAACACAGAAGATCTTATAGAAGATCTTGATCAGGCTTTTAAAGCTCTATAA
- the trpS gene encoding tryptophan--tRNA ligase has translation MEEKIMLTGIRSTGTPHLGNILGVIIPSVSIANKNTKHSSCIFIADLHSMIQIEKENNMITIKNNIYQIAAAWLAFGLNIDNCLFYRQSDVSLVTELAWYFNCFYPYQRLALAHAFKKEIKNKKKISVGLFTYPILMAADILLYNAKLIPVGKDQLQHIEITRRIANYFNKKIGKKLFVLPNAFLQKNMFVIGTDGNKMSKSKKNCINIFSSDEILKKQIMSIRTDSKSVKEKKNPETDYIMSLYSLIAPVDKIEIMKKRYLKGGYGYYEAKIALYEYIIHKFSSEREKFFSFIKNKSLLDHILASGAKKANRIAYERLNFIRKHLKFNPII, from the coding sequence ATGGAAGAAAAAATAATGTTAACAGGAATTAGAAGTACAGGAACTCCTCATTTAGGGAATATTTTAGGTGTTATTATTCCGTCTGTATCCATAGCTAATAAAAATACAAAACATTCTTCATGTATATTTATAGCGGATTTACATTCAATGATTCAAATAGAGAAAGAGAATAATATGATAACAATCAAAAATAATATTTATCAAATTGCGGCGGCATGGTTAGCTTTTGGATTAAATATAGATAATTGTTTATTTTACAGACAATCTGATGTTTCACTTGTTACTGAATTAGCCTGGTATTTCAATTGTTTTTATCCATACCAAAGACTTGCATTAGCTCATGCTTTTAAAAAGGAAATAAAAAATAAAAAAAAAATAAGTGTTGGTTTATTTACTTATCCTATTCTAATGGCTGCTGATATTTTACTTTATAACGCAAAACTTATTCCAGTAGGAAAAGATCAATTACAACATATAGAAATAACTCGTCGTATCGCCAATTATTTTAATAAAAAAATAGGAAAAAAATTATTTGTATTACCTAATGCTTTTTTACAAAAAAACATGTTTGTGATAGGGACAGATGGAAATAAAATGAGTAAATCTAAAAAAAATTGTATTAACATTTTTTCTTCAGACGAAATTTTGAAAAAACAGATTATGAGTATTCGTACAGATAGTAAATCTGTAAAAGAGAAAAAAAATCCAGAAACTGATTATATCATGTCTTTATATAGTTTAATAGCTCCTGTGGATAAAATAGAGATCATGAAAAAAAGATATCTTAAAGGAGGATATGGATATTATGAGGCAAAAATTGCATTATATGAGTATATCATTCATAAATTTTCATCGGAAAGAGAAAAGTTTTTTTCTTTCATAAAAAATAAATCTTTGTTGGATCATATTTTAGCTTCAGGTGCTAAAAAAGCAAATAGAATAGCTTATGAAAGATTAAATTTCATTAGAAAGCATTTGAAATTCAATCCTATAATTTGA
- the atpA gene encoding F0F1 ATP synthase subunit alpha, which yields MSDLKYSEISSILKEELSNFQFESKLSEFGVIVQIGDGVVRSFGLNSAFYGELVEFQNGIKGMVLNLEEDHVSIVLLSPSKNLKEGDIVKKTGKNFSIKVGENMLGRVVDTLGNPIDGKGPIEGKLFEMPLERKAPGVIYREPVQEPLQTGIKFIDSMIPIGRGQRELIIGDRQTGKTTIAIDTIINQKRFFEKNNPIYCIYVAVSQKGSTIARILKILQEKEAMSYTIIVAANSSNPASMQVYAPFSGTAIGEYFRDTGRSALVIYDDLSKQAVSYREISLLLRRPPGREAYPGDVFYLHSRLLERAAKIIKDQKMAEKMNDIPFSIRKQIKGGGSLTALPIIETQSGDISSYIPTNVISITDGQIFLEKDLFHSGIRPAINESISVSRVGGAAQIQSMRKISGTLKLDQAQFRELESFSKFGSELDSSTTNILKKGRINMEILKQNPHTPYDIADQIAIIYAGTKNFLKKVPIDKISDFEKEYLFYLNEKHENVLNSLRNGIFDKKISDILETVALQLSDKYVP from the coding sequence ATGTCAGATTTAAAATATTCTGAAATATCATCAATTCTTAAAGAAGAATTATCAAATTTTCAATTTGAATCCAAATTATCCGAATTTGGTGTTATTGTTCAAATAGGAGATGGTGTTGTTAGGTCTTTTGGATTAAATTCTGCTTTTTATGGAGAATTAGTAGAATTCCAGAATGGAATTAAAGGAATGGTTTTAAACCTAGAAGAAGACCATGTTAGCATTGTTTTACTTAGTCCATCAAAAAATTTGAAAGAAGGAGATATCGTAAAAAAAACTGGAAAAAATTTCTCGATCAAAGTAGGAGAAAATATGTTGGGTCGTGTTGTAGATACATTAGGAAATCCTATAGATGGAAAAGGCCCTATAGAAGGAAAACTATTTGAAATGCCATTGGAAAGAAAGGCTCCAGGTGTGATTTATAGAGAACCTGTTCAAGAACCTCTTCAAACTGGTATAAAATTTATAGATTCTATGATTCCTATAGGAAGAGGACAGAGAGAGTTAATTATTGGAGATAGACAAACGGGAAAAACAACCATAGCTATTGATACAATTATCAATCAAAAGAGATTTTTTGAAAAAAATAATCCTATTTATTGCATTTATGTAGCCGTTAGTCAAAAAGGGTCTACTATAGCAAGAATTTTAAAAATATTACAAGAAAAAGAAGCTATGTCTTATACAATTATAGTAGCAGCAAATTCTTCTAATCCCGCTTCTATGCAAGTTTATGCTCCTTTTTCTGGTACGGCTATAGGAGAATATTTCCGGGATACAGGTCGTTCTGCTTTAGTGATATATGATGATCTTTCAAAACAAGCGGTTTCTTATAGAGAAATATCCTTATTATTAAGACGTCCACCTGGTAGAGAAGCCTATCCAGGAGATGTTTTTTATTTACATTCTCGTCTTTTAGAACGAGCCGCTAAAATAATAAAAGATCAAAAAATGGCTGAAAAAATGAATGACATTCCATTTTCTATTAGAAAACAAATAAAAGGTGGAGGTTCTTTAACTGCTTTGCCTATTATTGAAACTCAATCTGGAGATATCTCTTCTTATATTCCTACTAATGTTATTTCTATTACAGACGGTCAGATTTTTTTAGAAAAAGATTTATTCCATTCTGGAATTCGTCCTGCAATTAATGAAAGTATATCTGTTTCTCGTGTAGGAGGGGCTGCACAAATTCAATCTATGAGAAAAATATCTGGAACTCTAAAATTAGATCAAGCTCAATTCAGAGAATTAGAATCTTTTTCAAAATTTGGTTCTGAACTAGATTCATCTACTACGAATATTTTAAAAAAGGGAAGAATTAATATGGAAATATTAAAACAAAATCCTCATACCCCCTATGATATCGCAGATCAAATAGCTATTATTTATGCTGGTACTAAAAATTTCCTTAAAAAGGTTCCTATTGATAAAATTTCAGATTTTGAAAAAGAATATCTTTTTTATTTAAACGAAAAACATGAAAATGTCTTAAATTCTTTAAGAAACGGAATTTTTGACAAAAAAATATCTGATATTTTAGAAACAGTAGCTTTACAATTAAGTGATAAATACGTTCCTTAA
- the dnaJ gene encoding molecular chaperone DnaJ produces the protein MMKKDYYEVLGVSRNASPEEIKKAYRKLAIKYHPDKNLDNKKEAEEKFKEAAEAYEVLSNLEKRQRYDKFGHSGVKGSGLGSGMNMEDIFENFGDIFSDAFGESFSSFGFGKSNRHQTIKGSDLRIRVKLSLEEIANGIEKKVKVKRLKVAKGIKFKNCTSCNGSGQIVRVTNTILGRMQTTSQCGVCYGTGKIIENIPYGANKHGLIKEEELVNIKIPAGLTEGIQLKVSEKGNEAPFGGISGDLIVLIEEIPHPKLKREGSNLHYDLYISFPDAILGALKEVPTINGKARIKIDPGTQSGKTLRLKNKGLPNLERYGYGSLFIHVNVWTPRKINEEQRKFFEKMRKNENFLPHPGNSEKSFFDRVREMFS, from the coding sequence ATGATGAAAAAAGATTATTACGAAGTATTAGGAGTTTCTAGAAATGCTTCTCCAGAAGAAATTAAAAAAGCTTATCGAAAACTAGCAATCAAATATCATCCAGATAAGAATTTAGATAATAAAAAGGAAGCAGAAGAAAAATTTAAAGAAGCGGCTGAAGCTTACGAAGTCTTAAGCAATCTAGAAAAAAGACAACGGTATGATAAATTTGGACATTCTGGAGTAAAAGGAAGTGGATTGGGTTCAGGAATGAATATGGAGGATATTTTTGAAAATTTTGGAGATATTTTTTCGGATGCATTTGGTGAAAGTTTTTCTAGTTTTGGTTTTGGAAAATCAAATAGACATCAAACTATTAAAGGAAGTGATTTAAGAATCAGAGTCAAACTTTCTTTAGAAGAAATAGCGAATGGAATAGAAAAAAAAGTTAAGGTAAAAAGACTCAAAGTTGCCAAAGGAATCAAATTTAAAAATTGTACATCTTGTAATGGAAGTGGGCAAATAGTCAGAGTCACTAATACTATTTTAGGAAGAATGCAAACTACTTCTCAATGTGGGGTATGTTATGGAACTGGAAAAATCATAGAAAATATTCCTTATGGAGCGAATAAACATGGATTAATTAAAGAAGAAGAATTAGTGAATATTAAAATACCCGCAGGTCTTACAGAAGGAATTCAATTGAAAGTTTCTGAAAAAGGAAATGAAGCCCCATTTGGTGGTATTTCTGGAGATTTAATTGTCTTAATTGAGGAAATTCCTCATCCTAAATTAAAAAGAGAAGGAAGTAATCTTCATTATGATTTGTACATATCATTTCCAGATGCAATATTGGGAGCTTTGAAAGAGGTTCCTACTATTAATGGTAAAGCAAGAATAAAAATAGATCCAGGAACACAATCAGGAAAAACTCTAAGATTAAAAAATAAAGGATTGCCTAATCTTGAAAGATATGGATATGGAAGTCTTTTTATTCATGTAAACGTTTGGACTCCAAGAAAAATTAATGAAGAACAAAGAAAATTTTTTGAAAAAATGAGAAAAAATGAAAATTTTCTTCCTCATCCCGGAAATTCAGAAAAATCGTTTTTTGATCGTGTAAGAGAAATGTTTTCTTAA
- the atpB gene encoding F0F1 ATP synthase subunit A, whose amino-acid sequence MISKKIIYFLFFFLFLFLFVESSDKNKNQNVKIKNENKNNMDIAHIILDHVNDSHEWHIAGTPNHGIIFSLPVILWNNGLEIFFSSKFSCGNVVEGKYGYYKMFRETIYKTNDIGLLHMDSKGNPKNDKPWDFSITKNVVSLFISSFLLSYIFIRMKRNYKNHQMKWSLGICLEFLILFIRDEIAIPNIGKKYKIFLPFLLTSFFFILINNLIGLIPGFPNVTGNINITLVLAIMTFIVTNINANMSYWKHIFWMPGVPTGIRLLLAPIEFIGIFIRPLTLCIRLFANITAGHIIILSFICLIFIFKNFFVTGFSIIFGFFISMLEIMVAFLQAFIFTTLSSLLIGMSVKDYDYDNETH is encoded by the coding sequence ATGATTTCAAAAAAAATAATATATTTTCTATTCTTTTTTTTGTTTTTATTTTTGTTTGTCGAATCTTCTGATAAAAATAAAAATCAGAATGTGAAAATAAAAAATGAAAATAAAAATAATATGGATATAGCTCATATTATTTTGGATCATGTCAATGACTCTCATGAATGGCATATTGCAGGGACTCCAAATCATGGAATTATTTTTTCTTTGCCAGTTATTTTATGGAATAATGGATTAGAAATTTTTTTTTCCTCTAAATTTTCATGTGGAAATGTGGTAGAAGGAAAATATGGATATTATAAGATGTTTAGAGAAACAATATATAAAACCAATGATATTGGATTATTACATATGGATTCGAAAGGAAATCCAAAAAATGATAAACCTTGGGATTTTTCTATTACAAAAAATGTGGTATCCCTTTTTATATCCTCTTTTTTGTTATCTTATATTTTCATACGAATGAAACGTAATTATAAAAATCATCAAATGAAATGGAGTTTAGGAATTTGTTTAGAATTTTTAATTTTGTTTATACGGGATGAAATTGCAATTCCTAATATTGGAAAGAAATATAAAATTTTTCTTCCTTTTTTGTTAACATCCTTTTTTTTTATATTAATTAATAATTTGATAGGTCTTATTCCAGGATTTCCAAATGTAACAGGAAACATAAATATTACATTAGTATTAGCGATTATGACATTTATTGTTACCAATATCAATGCAAATATGAGTTATTGGAAACATATTTTTTGGATGCCAGGAGTTCCAACGGGAATTAGATTATTATTAGCTCCTATAGAATTTATTGGAATTTTTATTCGTCCATTAACTTTGTGTATTCGATTGTTTGCTAATATTACTGCCGGACACATAATTATTTTAAGTTTTATTTGTCTCATTTTTATTTTTAAAAATTTTTTCGTAACTGGGTTTTCCATAATTTTCGGTTTCTTCATTTCTATGTTAGAAATTATGGTCGCTTTTTTACAAGCTTTTATTTTTACAACTTTGTCTTCCTTACTTATAGGAATGTCTGTGAAAGATTATGACTATGACAATGAAACACATTAA
- the mnmA gene encoding tRNA 2-thiouridine(34) synthase MnmA, whose translation MQKVVVGLSGGVDSSVAALILKKKGYEVIGLFMHNWEEEEESYNHYKCTWKEDSIDAMLVAKQLNIPFQVIEMKNEYKKHIINYMFNEYRLGKTPNPDILCNRKIKFSIFLKKALDLGADLIATGHYVNKKKIVKNRKTIYRLLIGKDLNKDQSYFLCQLTQYQLEKSLFPLGLLTKNQVRKIAKIHKLWNAHKKESQGLCFVGKINLFNFLKKKITPKKGEIVCINSNASVYQEKKIFSSKEEELFFLSRKKKYKKSDGKIIGYHQGAFSFTKGQRKGIALGGYKEALFVIDTDVKENIVYTGMGKKHPGLYRKSLFIHEKNIHWVRKDLTLFEGEKMNVLCRIRYRQPLQKSKLYKIKKGMFIEFESMQCAITEGQFAVWYLGKELIGSGIISMILYFVIFLKIEFIL comes from the coding sequence ATGCAAAAAGTAGTAGTCGGCCTTTCAGGAGGAGTAGATTCCAGTGTTGCTGCATTAATCCTTAAGAAAAAGGGTTATGAAGTTATTGGGTTATTTATGCATAATTGGGAAGAGGAAGAGGAGAGTTATAATCATTATAAATGTACTTGGAAAGAGGATAGCATTGATGCTATGTTAGTAGCTAAGCAATTAAATATCCCCTTTCAAGTAATAGAAATGAAAAATGAATATAAAAAACATATCATAAACTACATGTTTAACGAGTATAGATTAGGAAAAACCCCTAATCCAGACATTTTGTGTAATAGGAAAATAAAATTTTCCATTTTCTTGAAAAAAGCTCTTGATTTAGGAGCAGATTTGATTGCAACAGGACATTATGTGAATAAAAAAAAAATTGTAAAAAATAGAAAAACAATTTATCGTCTTTTGATTGGAAAAGACCTAAATAAAGATCAATCATATTTTTTATGTCAATTAACACAATATCAACTGGAAAAATCTCTATTTCCATTAGGTTTATTAACTAAAAATCAAGTAAGAAAAATAGCCAAAATACACAAATTATGGAATGCTCATAAAAAAGAATCTCAAGGATTATGTTTTGTAGGTAAAATTAATTTATTCAATTTTCTTAAAAAAAAAATTACTCCAAAAAAGGGAGAAATAGTATGCATCAATTCTAATGCTTCAGTATATCAAGAAAAAAAAATTTTTTCTTCTAAAGAAGAAGAATTATTTTTTCTATCAAGAAAAAAAAAATACAAAAAATCAGATGGAAAAATAATTGGATATCATCAAGGAGCCTTTTCTTTTACTAAGGGACAACGTAAAGGGATAGCATTAGGAGGTTACAAGGAAGCACTTTTTGTGATAGATACTGATGTAAAAGAAAATATTGTTTATACAGGAATGGGGAAAAAACATCCAGGATTATATAGAAAATCTTTGTTTATTCATGAAAAAAATATTCATTGGGTACGGAAAGATCTTACTCTTTTTGAAGGAGAAAAAATGAATGTTCTTTGTAGGATTCGTTATAGACAACCATTACAAAAATCAAAATTATATAAAATCAAAAAAGGAATGTTCATAGAGTTTGAAAGCATGCAATGTGCTATAACGGAAGGACAATTTGCTGTTTGGTATCTTGGAAAAGAATTAATCGGTTCAGGAATTATTTCCATGATTTTATATTTTGTTATTTTTTTAAAAATTGAATTCATTTTATGA
- the atpG gene encoding ATP synthase F1 subunit gamma gives MSNPKEIKRRILSIESVIKTTEAMKMISIVKLRKAKNLLMKVRIYLDSIETILFDLLFTGNKEKFEKNPYFSKKGRIKLFIVFTSDRGLCGSFNSLIFEKINHIFQTKGYLHNECLFFSIGKKGFDFLCKKKYNMSNQNWIGNNLSHQKIQFLVSEFIFGFLKKKFSSIYLIYNHLKKSSFQEVVLEKFLPITIKDFRKKTLGSSYILEPSQKEILNFIIPKFLNAKLLKIFWKSTTAEHTSRMISMHKATENASDIKHDLILNYNKERQTTITKEILEIISGLESLNKKK, from the coding sequence ATGTCTAATCCAAAAGAAATCAAGAGAAGAATATTATCTATAGAATCAGTTATAAAAACTACAGAAGCAATGAAAATGATTTCTATAGTAAAATTACGAAAAGCAAAAAATTTACTGATGAAAGTAAGAATTTATTTAGATTCCATAGAGACAATTCTTTTCGATCTTTTGTTTACAGGAAACAAAGAAAAATTTGAAAAAAATCCATATTTTTCAAAAAAAGGAAGAATAAAATTATTTATTGTATTTACTTCTGATCGTGGCTTATGTGGTTCTTTCAATTCTCTAATTTTTGAAAAAATTAATCATATTTTTCAAACAAAAGGGTATTTACATAATGAATGTTTATTTTTTTCTATTGGAAAAAAAGGATTCGATTTTTTATGTAAAAAGAAATATAATATGTCCAATCAAAATTGGATCGGAAACAATTTATCCCATCAAAAAATCCAATTTTTAGTATCAGAGTTCATTTTTGGTTTTTTAAAAAAAAAGTTTTCTTCGATTTATTTAATCTACAATCACTTGAAAAAATCCTCCTTTCAAGAAGTAGTTCTAGAAAAATTTCTTCCTATTACTATTAAAGATTTTAGAAAAAAAACATTAGGATCTTCCTATATTTTAGAACCTTCTCAAAAAGAAATATTAAATTTTATAATTCCAAAATTTTTAAATGCAAAATTATTAAAAATTTTTTGGAAATCTACTACAGCAGAACATACATCTCGTATGATATCTATGCATAAAGCTACAGAAAATGCATCTGATATTAAACATGATCTAATATTAAATTATAATAAAGAAAGACAAACTACGATTACTAAAGAAATACTTGAAATTATAAGTGGATTAGAATCTTTGAACAAAAAGAAATAA
- the atpF gene encoding F0F1 ATP synthase subunit B yields the protein MDLVTPSIGLIVWHTIIFIILMFFLSKFAWNPIIKFIDQREEKIKISIEKADQVKKELKHVEDQKNKILKETHVKRDMILKEAIQIKEKIKSKAKEEGMIEKKKIIEETKKNIQIEKKVAIRQLKNKIGDISIQIAEKILKKELDQYDKQDKFIKELVDKLS from the coding sequence ATGGATTTAGTGACTCCTTCTATTGGACTCATTGTTTGGCATACAATAATATTTATAATTCTTATGTTTTTTCTTTCAAAATTTGCTTGGAATCCCATAATAAAATTTATTGATCAAAGAGAGGAAAAAATTAAAATATCTATTGAAAAAGCAGATCAAGTGAAAAAAGAATTAAAACATGTAGAAGATCAAAAAAATAAAATTTTAAAAGAAACTCATGTGAAAAGAGATATGATTTTGAAAGAAGCTATTCAAATCAAAGAAAAAATAAAATCAAAAGCTAAAGAGGAAGGAATGATAGAAAAGAAAAAAATTATAGAAGAAACAAAAAAAAATATTCAAATAGAAAAGAAAGTTGCTATTCGTCAATTAAAGAATAAAATAGGAGATATCTCTATTCAAATAGCCGAAAAAATCTTAAAAAAAGAGTTAGATCAATACGATAAACAAGATAAATTTATAAAAGAATTAGTAGATAAATTGTCCTAA
- the atpE gene encoding ATP synthase F0 subunit C, which yields MNIDLTYSGLAALGSGLAVIGAGLGIGKIGSSAMDAIARQPEASNKIQNAMIIASALIEGSALFGIVTTLLAVFK from the coding sequence ATGAATATAGATTTAACTTACTCAGGTTTAGCTGCTTTAGGATCTGGTCTTGCAGTCATAGGAGCGGGATTAGGAATTGGAAAAATCGGAAGTTCTGCAATGGATGCTATTGCTAGACAACCTGAGGCTTCAAATAAAATACAGAATGCTATGATTATAGCGTCTGCACTGATTGAAGGATCCGCATTATTTGGAATAGTCACAACATTATTAGCTGTATTTAAATAA
- the atpH gene encoding ATP synthase F1 subunit delta yields MFSNKNQKIIQHYARIFFEYSVMNMNDNDIEIFYQKIKKVCFFLSKNKNVYKILNTNLLYTEKKIKIFKKIFYNFDVLLFKFIKLLILKKRESFLKEILSEYDRIYEEDQKGFVKSIVISSFPLRKDIQEMIAHKIISNKKKFHIINQIDKSIIGGFIFRIGYKEWNFSIQEQLSHIQKNIFQNQY; encoded by the coding sequence ATGTTTTCAAATAAAAATCAAAAAATCATTCAACATTACGCTAGAATTTTTTTTGAGTATTCTGTTATGAATATGAATGATAATGATATTGAAATTTTTTATCAAAAAATCAAAAAAGTATGCTTTTTTTTAAGTAAAAATAAAAATGTTTATAAAATTCTTAACACAAATCTATTATATACTGAAAAAAAAATAAAAATTTTCAAAAAAATATTTTACAATTTTGATGTTTTACTTTTTAAATTTATTAAACTCCTCATTCTAAAAAAAAGAGAATCTTTTTTGAAAGAAATTCTTTCAGAATACGATAGAATATACGAAGAAGATCAAAAAGGATTTGTAAAATCTATTGTAATTTCTTCTTTTCCTTTGAGAAAGGATATACAAGAAATGATTGCACATAAAATAATATCTAATAAAAAAAAATTTCACATCATTAATCAAATTGATAAATCTATTATTGGAGGCTTTATATTTCGTATAGGATATAAAGAATGGAATTTTAGCATTCAGGAACAGTTGTCCCATATTCAAAAAAATATATTTCAAAATCAATATTAA